The sequence CATTTCGATAaagtaggacaaatcgacagaacacccATATCTACTTCAGGTAATTCCTGGTGTATGTTAAGGTGTGTACACAGTATTTGGggggcactgtcgcctcacagcaagaaggtcctgggtttgaaccccaggtggggcggtacgggttctttctgtgtggagtttgcatgttctccccgtgtccgcgtgggtttcctccgggtactccggtttcctcccacagtccaaagacatgcaagtgaggtgaattggagacactaaattgtccataactgttcGATATAAAATTGTGaagtgataaatcttgtgtaacgagtaactatcaTGAAtataatcaaagtgtaaaaaacatgatattaaaatcctaataaacaaactaacacagtatttgtgacttcatTGATgaggtgcgtgtgtgtttggatTCATTGAGTAAACAGGTTTGCGAGTTTTTTCACTGTCGAGTCGGATACTACTGCCCATAGAGAGTTTGTACTCCACCAGGCTTTGTGCCAAACCGCCACTGTTTAACTAGAATGACTACAGTTACGCTTTTTTGCGCAAGGGACTCTAGCCTCTCGATCCCCCACTCCCCTGTTGTGAGCCACTTAGTACCCATTATCATGGTAATGACCCACAGCCtgtctacacacaaacacctatCATCCCCCTCTGCCCTAATTTTACAGACAGGActgagttacaggtctgtgagagccagagatcttgcttgtttgtgggtgactaaatacttattttccaccataatttacaaataaattctttaaaaattcctacaatgtgatttcctggattatttttttcattttgtctctcatagttgaagtgtacctatgatgaaaattacagaccttgtaggagaacttgcacaatcagtggctgactaaattcTTTTtcaccccactgtatatggccaAGGGGATACCAGGGACATCATGTGCAgcgtagatatttatttatacgcACACCTTTATGGCTCAAACAATGTGTGCATTGCTTTTCTGTTTAATACATGGTACTGGAATGCACCATACGGCAATTGATTTCACAACATACAGAGGTAGAAgttcctgctggtaatgtcctgctaACAGATAACAGACTGATATATCAGATGTCTTGTAATGCTGATGTATTCGCAAATCAGAGATGTTTTGAGCTTATATTAGGTGGCATACAAACATGTGTAAACAGGTATGGCACTTCTGTGTAATACATATGCAGCAGGCCTAATattgttaaaaaattaaatttttggactaaactcattaaagatttgtaatatttaaatctgtGAATAAAATGCATGAGTGCAAAAAGGTGATAATGCCAATTGGTCTGGTTTACCATTGATGCAGGGGCGCATATTGGGACTTTAGAGACAATAGAGTGCAGAAATATagggtgtgtgctgtgtgtgactGTTAAGCTGCTAAAATTTGGTATCAAGCAAGAACAGAGAAAAATTCTACTTAGAAAAAATGCACTAATTAGTGTCCTTGGTTTCTCAATTTCATAtagaaattaataaagaaattctGTAGTTAGTCCGAGATCTCTAACAAGTGTGACAGAAAATTttatactttattagttatttgcattaaactcataagttatttgctttttttagtttattgctttcttagatcaatagaccactgaagtcgtgcgtcattctgtagtcctcgttatgcccatatttggagacctggGTCTAAGCACGATTTCCAATGGGAAAAATTAACAGGGTTTTCAGAAAATcaactctaacgcatcctgtgctaaataaacaggTTCAGAACCCTttacgttttgtcctgtgtacatttttctcctgtacatcacaagTTCAGAGTTTGGTCAGACCATAACAAGGCTTAGTTTCCCACCACCTTTGTGGCACATGTAATCTAGCCATATTGAGACTTTCCTGCCTGTAGTGGAATTACTTAGGAAAAGGTAACTCACAGGTTTGCTGGGATAAACGTTGGGGGTGGGTTGAATAGTGTCATTTGCATGACAAAAGAGGACTGATAGCACTCTAATGGTTGTGTAGAAGGAGGTTTGTCCTCAGAATCTCAGATTTTCAGTCAAGCTAGTGTTAAAATACTGGTATATGTGTTATGAACGGAGGTGAACAGTTTAATTGTAAAGGTTAAGTTATTGGTTAATTGAAGTCCTGTGACTGCTGTAAATGCGTCAGAGCTGGAGGAGGATCAGAGCCAGCGGTATACATGACTAAAAAAAGCTCAGGTCAGGTCTGGGCGGAGTGTTTAACACAGCAAGAGAAGTGCACAGAGGAGTTAAAGGACTTCTGTTTCTGTAGCGTGAAAACTCCAGCTTCTTACACGTAAGTCTGTTTTAATTAGGTTATGCATTTTAGTGCCTATTTAATATCGTATAAAAGTCTGTACTGCGTTTAAAATTGCGTagcatgttgttattattaatatgtaaaAGCAAAATGGTCTCCTGAGGAGGGGGTTTGTCCTTCCTGGAAAGCTACAGTTGTAAATCCTCAAGTTCTGAATCAAGTGGGATAAAAATTTCATTTTTAGAAAACAAAGCATGTCGTTTGCAACAGTGTTGCGAATACAAAATtgctattctattctaaactcTGTATATcaactgtatggaacactgttagTTCACGTAAATAGACTCGAATGTGGCGTGTGCATTTCAAAAGGCTTCGAGTCTGAGTCGACTCAAAAGTCACTATGGGGTTTTGAGCATTAACTAAAAACTAACAAATTCCTcatattttgtgtgttttttttgtcatttctgGGCTGATGTTCAATTACTGTAACAATGGGCGTACTGGCGAGATTCGTGACGTCACACCCATTTGAAACCATGTTATTCATTATATTCTCAGCTCGTCCGTTCTGTATTACACCGATACAAATGATGCCGAGATATCCAAACCCAGTGCTAAACACACTGGCAGTTTTTAATCGCGAATATTTTGCCTGAAACATGAAAAACTGAGTAAAATTAGCACGTCTACTTAAATGACCCACCCCTCCAACGCCTCGCTTCAGGGAGCCTCGAACACACAGAGAGTGAACTTGCTTTTCTCTTTCCTCACTTTGGCTTTGTCCTTTAACCTTTATCTTGTGTGTCTTTCAGGAGCTCATCATTAAGGTGCAAGCTGTGTATTTGCACAACTCTGAGGCAACATGTCTACTCCAGGTATTGTAGCTCTAGTGTTTCCTGCTGGTATAGCTTCTTCTGACTGACCAAACCAGTTTTTAGTACAAACAATATACCAGAACACCTGCTCTTCAGTTTCTGGGACAGTATCTTATCTTGCAGTAAGGTTTAGccttgtttaataaataagaaGGAGTGGGAAGAACATACATTTTCTGAGTCATGTTAGTGACCCTTATCAAGTTTAGATTAACCTTGCTAAGATCTCTGACAGGACCCCAAAAGCACCTACTAGACTTTAATTAATTGCTATGCACACAATTGTCACTGATCATTACATTTGTCTTGTTCTGTTGCGAAACAGCACACATATACTAGTATAGTaatgcacacatacatataaaaaaatattagagAAAGATGGTGACTGCTGATCAAGTTTACAAGATGGCCAGAGCAGAAAAAGAGCTACCGAACAACATTAAGTCCCACAAGTTACGTTACTTTGGGCATGTAATGAGGCACTCATATAAAGGAAGAGTTATGACTGGACTGAATTATAGTCACAGGTCTAGTTCAAAATGTACTTTTTCATAGCTAAATTTTTTTGACAGTAAATAGAGACGGGTGAGTGATTAGTTTGTTTTTATCTGGCTGTTTAGTAACATTTAACAAGTCTGAATTGACTTCTAGAAATCTGTCAAGACTACCAAGGTATCAACCTAGACTTTATTCATGATTCACTTTTAATaatttctttattctttctggtcaggattgcagtaGGTTTGGCACCAGCCAGAAATGCTAAGCCTAAGGCTGAAATATATTTAAGAGATAGGGTGCCAGCCTGTCAGAACGCTTAAACATTCACTGACCCATTCCTATCTGTGGGCAATTTAGAGAACCCAGTCCACCTGTTAGATGAAAAGAAACTGGGGTGGGGTACCCTGAGGAGAACAAACACCTATGACCCGGGACCACACTAAGTGGGCAAAACCTGTCATTATTACCTTGTTTTGagatactgcttttgttttcATACAACATCCATGCAAAAGAGGACATGCACACTGAAAAACTCATATATGCAAATAatctatttaaaacatttactaCATTGGTGCTCAGGCTGTGATTTGGGAGCCACATTTCTTAAATTTAAAATGTGGctgtttaaattgtttatttgtgtaatttttaaCTTAACTTATTTAACACAAGTTACGTTCTGTCAATAGACAGAGGAGTTATTTTGAAAATAAGCAATATTTCAGAACTAGAAAGTATTGGTGTTTGTGTCTTAGACAAGTTTTTGTGTCATAACAAtgctctataataataataataatttcatacAACAATATGAAACGTTATTAAATACTTACATAAAAACATTTTGACCAAAAGCAGTTGAATTCCAGTTGTCTTGTTCTCAGTCATAACTCCACTATTCAGGGTCATTGAATTGTTGGTGTTTTTGATTTCAGCCctgtaattaataaattaaataatttacaaaCCACTTTACCCAGATTTGAGTTGCAAGTGGAACAGCCCTGccccaaggacggattaaggatagtctgggcccctgggcaggGGGCCCCCACCCAggcccaagaggccctggggtcaaagtccctaatagtcagaggatccttaaaatggagggccctcggaaataaaaatatattgtatcataaatgttgataggcatcgcaaaatgttttgggccggggccccctgacctcaagggcccctgggcgctggccccactggcccggtcagtaatccagccatgccctGCCCATGTCTACATGTTTTGAGAAATAGAGGGGAAAACCCAGAGTACCTAAAGGAAACCAAATGTGGATGCAGGAAGaactgtatttttgtacttgtactttttacgCCTGTATCTTACATAGGCAGCTTACAACCTGTGCATCAAGTGTATATGGAGCTTGAGATATTGTACCTGACTTAGCCATTTTTAATAACTGAGGAAAGGTTTGCAGAACAATACATTTAGAGCCTGTAAAATACCTGGGTGTGGACTGACCTTTCAAACCTATTTAAGTGACTTGGTATGTATTTACTTTTAGATTAGGTAAAATGGATTACCTATTGTAAATGCGTGTATGTGTACAAATTCATCAccataaaatgtaaatagataTAATAGTCACATTAACCAGCCACGCCAATAGAAACACctgttcatttgttcattcatgtAATATGACAATGAAGTTATAATACATTAGTGGATCTGGTGTTTGCTGTTTGTTCTACAGGACATGTGACATGTAAATAGTAAGTGCattggctactttaaattgtTCCATTAAATGAGTAAATCGGTGCAAATGAAGACGTGTGGTGAACTGCCATGTCATAAATCCAACTGTTTTTAGTCacaaaagtaaaagaaatgtCTGTTCagctgtaataaaaaataaccattTTATTAATTCccaattaaaatttaaataattacattgaaTCACTTTTAAGTCTTAAAAGTGAGCCTTATTAAGGTTAATCATTGTTAACCAATGTTGGCTAAATAGTGTAAAAAATAGGTCTAACCTGAAGTAATTTTGaggtttaaaattttttaaatatttaatatgtaatataattcaTCTAATTTTAGTTCCTTATTTTGTACATTAGTTTTTTACAAACCAAGTCAAATGTTATTACTTTCAAAAACATTAGTGTTTTTTCTGTGGCTCTTCCAAACCCTTCTTGTTTTATTATAGCACAAGTTATGTTTACTGGAACATGATGACTCACATCTTTGTTCAAATTTCCAACTTGAACATCTGTTttgtatacagtacagagacatttaacattaaaaatatagaTAAAAATATAGATAATAACataaaaggtgggacaggggcacaatatacagtagtttatatcagaatacatcggcgcaCACACActagttttacagtatttctgaccttatcgttctctactaTACATatcaccaacgttgcattgcaaaaaatatttattaacctccaactcactacagaacatccaagccaaatccacttttttattatatatattaaaaaatttattttttgtccttgattttacgctgcacatcagcgcacaaactttgattgcttgctacttgttgatttgcatttttggacgtggtatcattaaacctttcgtcacttcttgcgtttgttttcgtgacaaaacctAGTGTTGGGGGAGAAGCTTGCCTGCGATTCCAGctggtgatagatcatgtagtgtgaaatcacCGATCAGATGTAGTGTgaaattacaagagatccagttgtgtagtgtgaactgtacagcgacctgacgacttggaaagtcgtgtagtgtgaacttggcataagcaatttagggttaatggccttgctcaggggcccaacagtggcaacctggcagtggtgggacttgaaccagcaaccttttgattactagttcattaCCTTAACCGTGAGGCTGCAACTGCCAACATCCCTGTCAGTGATCTGATTTGCTGAGGTAAACGCAACTAAAAAGTCCACAAATCGTCCAAGGATAGTCCAAGGCGTGCCGCACAAAGTTTTACTACAGACTAATGATAAAAATAGCCAAAAGTGACTCGAAACAAGAGCATTAGCAACAGTTACTTACATTCATTACATTCATATAGAAAGAGAAGTGCCAATTATtacaagaacaccatacccgcAATGAATTATGGGGGCTCACCAAGCCCCAGTGACCGGCCTGTATGCAATATTTTTTTAGCACATATATTTGAAATACCTAAATTGACAAAATGTATGGTGGGAGGGATGTCAATGATTAACCACTAAACTGATTGCAGACAAAGAGGTCATTGTTCAGTTAATGCTGGtggttaaatgtaatttaaaattcatttttaatagcTAAAGCTGGCTTCAAGTTGAGAGTGCGGCTAAAGATCTTCACAGTGTGGGAACGTCAGTTTAAAACACACCTGCCCCACCATCGGCGTGCTTGCGCCTGCTCGGCTTTCAACAGTATTCAaagaacattttcagcatttgatCAGTGATGCGTATCTTTAAAAGATATGTGTtgaaaaaacacttttcttattAAGTACATGGAGCTAGCAGCTCAGCGTGCTCTCTTGCTTGCTTGCTCTCTTTTGTTAATATATCTCTTATACTCTCTGTCTGTCACCAGTGAGAAAACaggttgtctttgtcttgtatTCTGATGGTGCAAATACAGTCAAGTGACTTTCTAAACCATATTAGGACTTATGTTAGGAGGCATTGAAATAAACACATTCTGTTGTTTGTTAAGCCGCCACAGTATTTAAGGTGGCATTATCCTGAAATATGGAGAAATCTATTGTTTGCACTATGGTGTTAATGATTCTATCAAATGTTCTCATAATTGTTGAGTTCTATAAGATGCTGCTAATAATACTATGGATCAGATTCTATACTTAACAGCTGGCAGCAGGCATTGTGGGTTGCCATATCTGACCCTATCATGTCTTTTAATTGCTCACAGGGGACGTTTATATTGCTCTTCCATACAATGGATTTCATATCAGAATTTATCTCTTAGCAGATTTTTTTAGTTGGGGTcttaaatgttatattttgtgtttgtatgtttggGGCATTTAGCAATTATAATGTAAAGTGGCATTTATTACTGTTTCAGCATcatcttgtttcttttttctaaaGCTTAACGTTTAATATCAGATGCCATGTACTAAGATGTAAACAATCTGTGCCCTGACCAGGgttgtttaaaaagtaaaaaaaaaaacctggtttACAGAAAAGCACACTGAGCCAACAGCACAAAGCTCTCTCTCTTTCCTGCAACTCCATCTCTGCCTTTCACCAGTGACAAAAACAGAGGTTGTTTTTAGTCTGGGATGCTGGTGTTACCGAGACAGTCAAGTGACTTCCCAAATCTCATTAGGGCTCCTCATTAGGAGACATTTTCTGCTTTTCAGGAAAGCTGAGTAATCTGGTATTGTTGAAAATTGTATGTCATCCACCTATTAGCAAACACATTCAACCACATATTTATAAGAGTTTTCTTAGTTAATACATATGAGCAAAAAGccatgagggatcttcaaacagtttccgcacttttatattttcgttgTAAACAGTGAGAGTGGAAGGAGTAGTAAAtagtcatgtctgagagactgagagagagcttatagttcggattagtgccatctgattttcaccttttttagaccgctcaaagaagatttatgggaaagaagatttttatgtgatgatgatagcGGTAGCGGTGTGTCAGTGgttacgcgctcaaccaaaaaacttttttgctgatgacattaaaaagttggtacgatgctgagaaaaatgcatcagaaggtgactgtgtagaaaagtaatgtaatgtgttttttaacagttttaaaaaaagtgcagaaactttttgaagaaccctcgtattatCCCCACACTTGGATTCTTTTTCCAATCCctgtaaaaaattaaaacattgtgactgtgttttaacatgactttTTTTTACCATGATTTGTATGTCCTACATGTTTTTGATGTCCTAGTCCCATAACTAATTGCATCCTGATATTAATGCTTTTGTTCCATCTTTTATTTCCTTTAGGTTATCCATCGCCAAACCAGCCTCCATACCCCTATGGTTATGGAAACCCCGGCCAGGGTCCACCACCTGCAGGATTTAATTTTGGCAACCCGCAGGGTCCAGGTCAACCAGTCATGTACCAGCCAGGCCCAGTTAGTTTACCACAGCAACCAGACCAAATGTCAATGCATGCTTATGGAGGTAAACAgaaacattatttattcatttattcagcaTTCAGATTTTTTTGCAATTGACTCATCCCAAATATCTTTACTGgggtttagtcctgtttagcttAGTCTTGGCCTCTACAAACTTTCAGATTATGTCTTTAtgaactttgctttgtgcaatgGCACagataatcaaaaacattaaagGACCTTCTTCAAACTATTGCCTCAATGTTGTAAGCataacattttatataatatattttatacacctgatgCCGATTGGATGCTAAAACACTCAGTAATTGAGacggttgtccacatacttttggcctcatTTTATTGTAACTGTACTAGCCCTTCCTTCATTGTAGTAGTTTACATTAGTTATGTACTGCCAGCAATTCATTACTCCAGTCTTACCACTGTTAAGCTGCTACTACTGGTCCTCCTGTACAATCATATTTACTCTCAGTTGCCTGGATTGTATACTTGTACAGTATATGCCAAATGTTTCAATGGAGAAGTACAGTATCATGTATTGTCTAGTCAAAACGTTTTACTTTAAGTACTCACATAAactatatggcctaaagtatgtggacacctgaccacgagcttgtttgacatcagatttaaaaaaacaaatggcattaaaatagagtgacctctatgtgatctttttagtgATACcaacagccacttttctgagaaagcttctcacaagactttaagtATGATTGTGGACatatgtgcccattcagtcaaatgttagtcagggctctgtgcagattactggagtttctttaaaccaagcttttctgcATGCCTTTATAGGCGTTGCTTTGTGCACACACTTGCTGCAAAGCTgctaagcatataatttcctttatgtaaatgatttattacacttgttagcaattgttgtaaaTTCAAATATTGTAGGGGTTGTTTTAATACATCCTGTATGTGTCCTGCAGGTCCTTCCACAGCAGCTGTAGCAGTGCCTCTGTCAGTGCCTGTAGGAGTGCCATCTGGTCTGGAGTATCTAACACAGGTAGATCTCCTCTACATTATATTCATCCATTCtattcagtgtttttaataacCAGACATGATCACATTTCAGATTGACCAGATCCTGATTCATCAGAAAGTGGAGCTGCTGGAaggtaagtttgtttgtttatattattttgaaCTTGATGTTTAGGTCAGCATAAATCCATGTAAAGCAGCAACATGAATTGCAAATAGATTTCAACCAGACCTTTTAGGAATGcacatacagtggtgcttgaaagtttgtgaaccctttagaattttctatatttctgcataaatatgacctaaaacatcatcagattttcaagtcctaaaagtagataaagagaacccagttaaacaaattagacaaaaatattgtacttggtcatttatttattgaggaaaatgatccaatattacatatttgtgagtggaaaaagtatgtgaacctctaggattcgcagttaatttgaaggtgaaattagtcaggtgttttcaatcaatgggatgacaatcaggtgtaAGTGGGCatcctgttttttttaaagaacagggatctatcaaagtctgctcttcacaacacatgtttgtggtagtgtatcgtggcacgaacaaaggagatttctgaggacctcagaaaaagagttgttgatgctcatcaggctggaaaaggttacaaaaccatctctaaagagtttggactccaccaatccacagtcagattgtgtacaaatggaggaaattcaagaccactgttaccctccccaggagtggtcgaccaacaaagatcactccaagagcaaggcgtgtaatagtcgacgaggtcacaaaggaccccagggtaacttctaagcaactgaaggcctctctcacattggctaatgttaatgttcatgagtccaacaatggtgtgcatggcagggttacaaggagaaagccactgctctccaaaaagaacattgctgctcatctgcagtttgctacagatcacatggacaagccagaaggctattggaagaatgttttgtggacggatgagaccaaaatagaactttttggtttcaatgaaaagcgttatgtttggagaaaggaaaacactgcattccagcataagaaccttatcccatctgtgaaacatggtggtggtagtatcatggtttggacctgttttgctgcatctgggtcaggacggcttgccatcattgatggaacaatgaattctgaattatatcagagaattcttaaggaaaatgtcaggacatctgtccatgaactgaatctcaagagcacacaagtcgttctacaaagaatggttaaagaagaataaagttaatgttttggaatggccaagtcaaagtcctgaccttaatccaatcggaatgttgtggaaggacctgaagcgagcagtgaatgtgaggaaacccaacaacatcccagagttgaagctgttctgtatggaggaatgggctaaaattcctccaagccggtgtgcaggactgatcaacagttaccggaaacgtttagttgcagttattgctgcaaaggggggtcacaccagatactgaaagcaaaggttcacatactttttccactcacaaatatgtaatattggatcattttcctcaataaataaatgaccaagtacaatatttttgtctcatttgttttatctttatctgcttttaggacttgtgtgaatatctgatgatgttttaggtcatatttatgcagaaatatagaaaattctaaagggttcacaaactttcaagcaccactgtataggAATTATGTAAAAGTTTAAATTGCTTCATTTGTGTCATAGCAATCATTGGCTTTGAGACTAACAATCAATATGAGATCAAGAACAGCCTGGGCCAGAAGATTTACAAGGCCAAGGAGAAGAATGACTGCTGCACACGGTTATGCTGTGGTGCGCTCAGGAGCTTTGACATGAAAATCAAAGACGCCTCGGACCGTGAGGTCATACGTCTGATTCGGCCTTATCGTTGCGCGTCCTGCTGGTTCCCCTGCTGCTTGCAAGAGGTAAGTTATGcttttatgttatatttaaatTGTGAAAAGCCTAACCGGTTTGGATTAGTTCATTGCACCCGTTAgttatttttttgcatattttttgttggtaGTAGTAATGTGCATTTTAGATAATCAGATAATTGCAGTAAATCTGATTTTGAATGAGTCAATAATCAGATTTCTTTTAGTATTGTCACAACAATTCTATAAAAATACTTAATTCCCTTAATCTGAACGCTACATTGTGGCATGTATACTTTTATGTTTAAAACTGATAACAAGCAGTGGCAGCATGGTAGAgccaggattcgaactctcagttGTTGTCTGATTACAAGTTTTCCTGAGCTCCTGTGAATCCTACCGGAAAGTCAAAATTATACAATTAGAATGGTCCAGTGCAAATTTGGCACAGGTTTTGGAGCACTTATATCATACATCATGACACAGTATCAATCACTAATGCTATTTTTTATCTGTAATTAGTTTCTGTGGTACTTTTtgtgaattcattcattcacagctCAGCACACAGATCTAAACGTGTTAGCTAGCTGTC is a genomic window of Trichomycterus rosablanca isolate fTriRos1 chromosome 4, fTriRos1.hap1, whole genome shotgun sequence containing:
- the LOC134312310 gene encoding phospholipid scramblase 2-like; translated protein: MSTPGYPSPNQPPYPYGYGNPGQGPPPAGFNFGNPQGPGQPVMYQPGPVSLPQQPDQMSMHAYGGPSTAAVAVPLSVPVGVPSGLEYLTQIDQILIHQKVELLEAIIGFETNNQYEIKNSLGQKIYKAKEKNDCCTRLCCGALRSFDMKIKDASDREVIRLIRPYRCASCWFPCCLQEMEVQAPPGTTIGYVSQDWHPCYPKFSIKGANKETLMKLDGPCLACNCCGDVNFELKTKDGGTPIGRVSKQWSGLLKEAFTDADNFGIQFPMDLDVKMKAVLMGACFLIDFMFFEKVGDSNQRNTVFS